The Deltaproteobacteria bacterium DNA segment TATTCGAACCCTGCCCACTGTGAGACCATTGGGTCTCTTCCACATCTTCGGGACCTCGCCCACGGGGTCAGGAAGGGCCGCTACGTCCCGGAGCCCATCAGCCATGGAATCAATAACCTTGTCCGACAATCTCAATCGATCCATAAAGGCAGAAGTAACACCCTTATCTTTTGCCTTCTTGAGGTCTTTTTCGTTCTCCTCCTGCAGCTTTCCCCTGGCCTCAATTATTCGTTCCGCCGTCCTCAACAGAACGTCGTTTTTCACTGTAGTCGAGAGCTTTGCCACCTCCCGCGCGGCCTTTCTTGCCTCTTTCGCCATTTTTGCTATCAAAGTTGATACTTCACTCATGATAAGACCTCTTACAATAAAATTACCATATTATCCCTGTGTATGACTTCACCCGTTCCTTGATGGCCGATTCTGTCATATATCTCACCTGTCTGACAGCCGCAAATCTTGCGAATGTCACCTGAATTGTAGTTGCTGAGCCCTACAGCGACCTCTTTCCCAGAGCCGTCGCGACACACCACACAGGCCCCGGCCTCGAAATCGTGCTGAACTCCTCTGATCCCGACGGGCAAAAGGCTCTTGCCGTTATCCACCATCGCCTTGACCGCTCCCTCATCGATTTCGAGGATGCCTTTGCGGTCAAGGGCAAGAACTATCCAGGGCTTTCGCCCGTGTATCCTTCTCCTGTTCGGGCAAAACAGCGTGCCCAGGTCTTCACCGGAAAAGAGCCGGGGCAATACACGGTCAGCACGTCCCTTGGCAACCACCATGGGAACACCGCAGGCAGTCACCATTCGGGCTGCTTCCAATTTAGACTTCATACCCCCGCGCCCGGCCCTTCCCAGGTAATCACTGGCAAGATCGGTTATTGATTTGTCCACCTTGGAGACCTCTGGAATACGCTTTGCGTTTGCATCCTCTCTTGGATCCCTGTCATAAAGACCATTTACATCACTCAGGCAGACGAGGACCTCTGCCTCCACCAGATTCACGATCAGTACGGCAAGGGCGTCATTGTCAGTGAACTGGAGCTCCTCTGTTGCTACGGTATCATTTTCATTGACAATCGGGATGATGCCCCACTGCAGCAGGGTTTTTAAGGTGTTCTTTGCATTGAGATAGCGATACCTTGAAACCAGTCCTTCCCTGGTGAGCAAGATCTGGGCTACCTGGATGTCATGATTTCTGAAGGCATCCTCATAGGCCTGAATGAGACGCCCCTGCCCTACCGCGGCCAGGGCCTGTTTCTCAGGGACGGTTTTGGGTGATCGAAGCTCAAGAAGTTTTCCCATGCCGGCAGCTACAGCCCCGGAAGAGACAATGGTAACCTCCCGGTCTTCCCTGCGGAGTGAGGCGATCTGGGCGCAAAGGTCGGCTATTACCCGGTCATCAAGGCCGTTTCTGTCCGTGAGGACAGCGCTTCCAATCTTTACCACGATCCTGCGTACGGACTGTAAAAACTTACGGCCCCGTACCTGAGACCTGGTTTCCATCTGTTAAATTGTCCTCCTGTGTCGAAATTGGAAATTGGATAAAAACTGAATAATAACTCGATCAACCGGTTCTAATTCAAGTTTCTAATTTCTAATTTCTAATTTCAAGTTTCTAATTTCAACTTATCGTGAAGGATGCCACTGTCTGATATAAATCCTCCATAAGGGAAGATACTCCAAATCCGGTAAGGGCTGAAATAGTATAGATCTTATGGCCTTCTTTGGCCAGGATCTCTTTGGCTTCCTCACTGTCGCCCTCATCCGTAATATCGATCTTATTCAAGGCTATTGCCTGGTATTTTTCAAGAAGAGGTGCATGGTATTTTTCCATTTCCTCCCTGATGGTCCGGTAACTGCGCCGGACCGAATCCTTCCCCTGAGAGGCATCCAGAACATACAGCAGCACTTTGGTCCTCTCAATATGCCTCAAAAAATCAAGACCCATGCCGACACCCTTATGTGCCCCTTCAATGAGACCAGGTATGTCAGCCACTACCATGGTCCTGTCATCAGAAAGCTCTACTACGCCCAGGTTCGGCACAAGGGTAGTAAACGGATAATCTGCTATTTTGGGCCTTGCCGCGGATATTCTTGAAAGCAGGGTTGATTTTCCTGCATTGGGAAGCCCTATAAGGCCCACATCGGCAATGAGCTTCAGCTCAAGAATCAGCCATCGCTCATCCCCCGGCATGCCCGGCTGGGCATAGCGTGGTGCCTGACGTGTTGAAGACACAAAACGTGCATTTCCCTTCCCGCCTATCCCTCCCCTGGCGGCAACCCAGTCTGCTTCCGGATCCGTGAGATCCGCCAGCACAAATACGTTCTCTGAATCCTTTACCACAGTGCCAGGGGGTACCTCTATGACAATATCCGAACCGCTCTTACCCTGCTGGTTTTTTCCTTTTCCGGCCCGGCCCTTCCCCGCCCTGAAATGACGCTTCCTGCGAAAGGAAAGCAGTGTATTGAGCCCGGTATTAACCCTGAGGATGACATCCCCTCCACGGCCTCCATCACCTCCGTCAGGCCCTCCCCTGGGAACAAAGCGTTCCCGTCGAAAGCTTACACACCCGGGCCCTCCATCTCCGGCCTTAACGTATATTTTGGCCTGATCAACAAAGTCCATAAATCCTCGGCCGCCAGTATCTGTAATAAAATTGGTAATTATTCACTCCCTGCCAGGGAGTGTGAACGGTTTACGACGACAGAACTCTGTCACCCGACGGATCAGGTTGTCGAGTTCAGGTATTTTGGTGGGGGGAGAGTTCAGGAAGCGGTGCTCTGCATAGGGTAAACGCTCACTCGCTTTCGATTCCGTACAATCTCGAACTGCACGACCCCGTCTGTCTTTGCAAACAAGGTATAGTCCCTG contains these protein-coding regions:
- the proB gene encoding glutamate 5-kinase → METRSQVRGRKFLQSVRRIVVKIGSAVLTDRNGLDDRVIADLCAQIASLRREDREVTIVSSGAVAAGMGKLLELRSPKTVPEKQALAAVGQGRLIQAYEDAFRNHDIQVAQILLTREGLVSRYRYLNAKNTLKTLLQWGIIPIVNENDTVATEELQFTDNDALAVLIVNLVEAEVLVCLSDVNGLYDRDPREDANAKRIPEVSKVDKSITDLASDYLGRAGRGGMKSKLEAARMVTACGVPMVVAKGRADRVLPRLFSGEDLGTLFCPNRRRIHGRKPWIVLALDRKGILEIDEGAVKAMVDNGKSLLPVGIRGVQHDFEAGACVVCRDGSGKEVAVGLSNYNSGDIRKICGCQTGEIYDRIGHQGTGEVIHRDNMVILL
- a CDS encoding GTPase ObgE, translated to MDFVDQAKIYVKAGDGGPGCVSFRRERFVPRGGPDGGDGGRGGDVILRVNTGLNTLLSFRRKRHFRAGKGRAGKGKNQQGKSGSDIVIEVPPGTVVKDSENVFVLADLTDPEADWVAARGGIGGKGNARFVSSTRQAPRYAQPGMPGDERWLILELKLIADVGLIGLPNAGKSTLLSRISAARPKIADYPFTTLVPNLGVVELSDDRTMVVADIPGLIEGAHKGVGMGLDFLRHIERTKVLLYVLDASQGKDSVRRSYRTIREEMEKYHAPLLEKYQAIALNKIDITDEGDSEEAKEILAKEGHKIYTISALTGFGVSSLMEDLYQTVASFTIS